NNNNNNNNNNNNNNNNNNNNNNNNNNNNNNNNNNNNNNNNNNNNNNNNNNNNNNNNNNNNNCAGTCGAGTGGACGGAGCTGCAGACACGGAGGTTTTCTTCCCGTCAAGTGACTGCTTCGGCACATGAGAGGGAGGTTCAAAAGTCAAGGGAGAGTACATCCCGTTTTCAAGCGGTATATGGCAGTCGACTCGGATTGACGACGGTAGGCCGACTGCTCATGGGAGCTGCAGAAGTCGACGGACTTGCATGAATCTAGTTTTTGTCGATGTTGTTGCTGTTCATCCCTCATCCTTGTGTGCggaactggagagacgagcaTACAATGTGCCTAGGATTCTGTGTTGTTGTTGTCGTGCACGATGCTGACGGGGTCTTTGTTGGGTGATGGCCAGAGGTTGCGATGTGACAAACCGCTGTTTGAGGTGGTCCTGGATGCGTCGGAGTGAGCGCAGTAGGCGCCCCAGTTCAGCAACATGTCGTGCTGTGGGAGACCGATGAGAGAATTCACGGAGCCTACGCTTGTGCCGCAGGTGAAGATAGCTCCTCAACATCGGCCCTTACCGCTGTTCGTCTTGCTCTGCTGAGGGGACTGCAGCCAACCATACCAGCAGGACCACAGATCGGAATTAGCACACCTCCTGGCGGCAGATCACTCGGCAGCCCGCATAGCTCCCCCAGCCCTCATAGCTCCCGCAGTTCTGAGAGCTCAAGCAGGTCTGAGAGCTCCACGACCGCCACTTCGTCAGACGATCAGGGTTCGGGAgggcgcgaggagaggacgcTAGCGGGCGCGACGGCTGTCCCTGCATCTGCTAGTCCCCCGGGTGCGCGGCCGCAAACACCCCAACCAATGACGGAAACGCTTTTGGGTGCCGCTTCGCCGGCGATAGAGCTCCCGCTTGGCGGCGCAACACCGTTAGGCCTTTCTGGTGGCTCGTCACTGGGAACGCCGTCGCTAGGACATCCTTCAAGAGgtgcttcgtttccttctaGCCTGTCGCTATTTTTGCGCGGAAGGCGAATTCCCTTCAGATGCCCACGGCCTGAGGCGTCGGAACAACCCGAGTTCCCGGGAGATTGTAATGACTGACTGGCCAATAAGACGGAGTACACGCATGCTACACAGAGCACTATATTACTCAACGCGGGGACACCTAGTGATACGAATCAAGGCGTCCCGCGGACACGGTCCCGACGCACTGCCTGTGGTTTTCGTCATTACTGGAAGATTTATTCGTAGTCCTTGTTAGTCGGTGACGCTTCTTGAACACTGGTGGGCAGCTTGCTCGCTCGGTACAGTCGATGCGATGCTGATGGCGTTCCACACTATATTTATTTTGCCCTTTTCCCGCTGATGTTTCCCGGCAGAACTGACGAGCGCGTCAGAGTAGGGGCATCCAAGGAAAGCCATACATGCGCATGGTTTGAAGGAAATTTTGAAGGTGGCGGTAGTTGAAGTGGAGGCGGCAAGTCGCTGACTACGAGGGGCGGGAGACACTGCACTTGGGGGGGACCTCCAGGGTTGGGGGACGTGCCGAGCAAGGTAGATAGAAGGAGCATGACAAGCTTGGGATGTGTTCTCCATTGGGTCCCGACGAGCCAATCACGTCGCTCGTCTCATTTGGACAGACGTCAAAAATACCGACCCGTCTCACAAACGACTGGCTAGGTATTACCCAGAGGATACACCGTTCTGTGCATTTGTCGATGGATCAGCAGAAGCAAGCCGTGTCGTCTGCGCAAGCCGTGATTTTTATAGGGCGACACAGTCTCAGCAGTTTTGTTGCTCGGGGTCACTCCCCCGGTACACTGGCGTTTTCCTGCACAAACAACGCGCTGTTATCGCGGTAGGGAAACGCCTGGACATGGCCCCTTGCCGTCTGTAGTGTCTCGGCGCGAACCAGAGAAGTGAATTCCTCTCTGGAAGACAGAGTTCTTCTTATATCGCCCAGTGGTCACAGCAAAGCACAATCGTTTTCGTGACTTTTCATATGGTCACCTGTTCTTGTGGCCGCTACACCCGTCAGACACTGGGAGTGACACTGTAGATCGCAACTGTGACGCATCAACGCAGCGCCGCGGCTGACGCTCGCACCACCCGATTCCCGTCTCTGACCCCATTAGTCGGTGTGACGGTGATCCTCAATGGCCAGTCGCCACCAAAATCCTTCCTTTTCCAGGAGACGTAGAGGAGTTACAGATTCGTTCCTGTTGCAGTGAGGCCGTATGTAGAGATGTCATTGTCGGGACATAATGGACGAAGCAGACGTCCAGTCTTCCTGCGTCCTGGTTGACCGTTGTCGGTGTCTCGTGGGAGTTGCGTCACGGTATTTTTCCGTGGAAGCTGATGTTCGGTAGCCTGGGCCCGAGTCCACTTCTCCTCACTCAGTGGACGTCTCGTAGAAACACAAAGAAGAGCCAAGAAATACTAGTAAAGGGAACGGAAGAGTCATCGCGCAGAAAGTGGCCTGTTGATTGCCTCCTTGCTGAATTCTACCCTCTGTCACAGCAATCAGCTTTTATGTTACTCTTCCACCTCTCCTGCAACTCTGCAGCGTCATGGAACGCATTGTTGTACTCGTGTCAGCGACATTTCTCTATGCCGTCGTGGGCAGGGCATCTATGGCATCAGCAGAGATGGCGTCCAGAACAAAGCGACTATATATCCTCATTTCCTTCCATTGTGTGCTTTCTGAGATTTTAAGCGGCCACGCCGCGGCGGAAGCCACGTCGAAGCCAGCGCGCCAGCCCGAAGGTGCGGGACGGTCTGCTTCCCCGTCACCTTCACTGTCACACGCTTCAGGTGTTGTTGTAGGGGCACGCCGGCGGAGGCTTGCCGAAGGCAGTCCCGGGGAGGAGCCTGATCCCGTCCGTGAATTGCTCGATCTTGAGGAGGAGCTCGAAAACCTTCATGCACTGCGGTTCAAAGAACGACTTGCGTTTAGGCAATGTGTGAGGCACTGGGGTACTTTCGACGCCTACTGTCGAGAACACTCGAGATGGAAAAGCAAGGTAAGGAGCAGCAGGAGCGACACGCTTCGCACGCAGGGTGCCAGCGCCGTTCACGGCGTGAAAGCTGTGGTTCAGTGAGACCAAATCGTCTGGGCCGCAAGCGAAGGCTGGATGGGTGGACGTGATCCTCCAGCAGCGAGACAGTGAACAATATAACTGCTCATGACACGTCCCAGTCTGGTACGACGTGGACGAACTGTTCAGTCGATCTTTCGAGGTGAGACTTAATGGATCACCTTACTTCCGATGTGAGAATGGAATTGTAGTAATTGATGCACTGCCGTGGCCGCGCGTTTGGCATCCTATACCCTCAGATGGCGGCGGATCCAGAGAGGATGAGAGATGCATTCGAAAGGAAACAAGCAAGGAAGCAGACGGCTTGCAACGTTTGGGCGGCATTGCTAGATGCCGCCCGTGAGAAAATTGAGGCCATggacagggagaggaaacagatgcAAAGTCGACTCACCAAGGAACAAACCTCCCTGTATCTTGCCGCAAAAGCTGCCCGCGGTCGAGCTCAAATCGGGGGTGATAGTTCGCATACCGCTGTGGGTGAGGCAGCAGTTGGTGCGAGCACGAGACCGCCGGCTACTGGTGAAAGTCCTACGCCAGGTGACTCTGGTTCCCTGGACGCCTTGGATAACGAATTAGCGCGACTAAGGCAGGTAATTTCACTGGCGTTAGGCAAATGGCATCGTTCGCGCCGGGCTCTGAAGGATCACTTAGAGCGCCGTGTACCGTCTACTCCGCCGGGTGTGCCTTCACCTGAACGAGACCGTGCCGGTGAAGCCCGAGCCGTATGGGAGGCGCAACACCTCCAACTCGAACAAGATGCTAAACAGGCACGCGAGGCCGTTGATAAATTTCGTGAGCGGTTGCGGGAACTTAACGCACAGAAAGCTGCACATGAGAAGGCGCACGGTGTCTCTCCGGGCAGGAGAGGCTGTGAAAATGCTCCTGTCCGCTTCTCCCGTCTTGGCATTACCGTTGACGCACGTGAGGCGGCTATACCGTGGTTTCAACGCCCTAATTTTTTGACCTTGAGCCACCGCTGGAGTGGCGCGCCTCCTGATCCAGCTGCACGACCGCCTCCTCGCTACAGATATACTGTGTTTACTGCTGAGGTACAACACGTATCACGTCCAACTCTGAAGCCACGCAGCAAGCATTCTCGCCTTCGTGTAGCTGATCCAACCCGCGAGACAGGTGCCGAAACGAAGGCAAGCACGAGTACGTCTGGACTTGCAGGACCATCAGAGTTCCAAAATGAACGAGTGCACTGCGCTCTATATGGGACTGACGAATCCGTCCTCGACAGTAGCGAGTCGTTGGCAAAACCGTGTTTTGTGAAATGGCACGGCTGATTTC
This window of the Toxoplasma gondii ME49 chromosome VI, whole genome shotgun sequence genome carries:
- a CDS encoding hypothetical protein (encoded by transcript TGME49_241610~Signal peptide predicted by SignalP 2.0 HMM (probability 0.589) with cleavage site probability 0.282 at residue 20) is translated as MERIVVLVSATFLYAVVGRASMASAEMASRTKRLYILISFHCVLSEILSGHAAAEATSKPARQPEGAGRSASPSPSLSHASGVVVGARRRRLAEGSPGEEPDPVRELLDLEEELENLHALRFKERLAFRQCVRHWGTFDAYCREHSRWKSKMAADPERMRDAFERKQARKQTACNVWAALLDAAREKIEAMDRERKQMQSRLTKEQTSLYLAAKAARGRAQIGGDSSHTAVGEAAVGASTRPPATGESPTPGDSGSLDALDNELARLRQVISLALGKWHRSRRALKDHLERRVPSTPPGVPSPERDRAGEARAVWEAQHLQLEQDAKQAREAVDKFRERLRELNAQKAAHEKAHGVSPGRRGCENAPVRFSRLGITVDAREAAIPWFQRPNFLTLSHRWSGAPPDPAARPPPRYRYTVFTAEVQHVSRPTLKPRSKHSRLRVADPTRETGAETKASTSTSGLAGPSEFQNERVHCALYGTDESVLDSSESLAKPCFVKWHG
- a CDS encoding hypothetical protein (encoded by transcript TGME49_241310); its protein translation is MTETLLGAASPAIELPLGGATPLGLSGGSSLGTPSLGHPSRGASFPSSLSLFLRGRRIPFRCPRPEASEQPEFPGDCND